CGAACCTGACCGGGTAATGCCGGCGTAGGGAGATGAGAATGACCGTGACCAAAGAAGCGTCAGTGCCGTCCGTGACCACCGGCCCGATCGCGGGCAGCAGCAAGGTGTACCGCTCGATTGAAGGCTTTCCAGACGCGCGGGTGCCGTTCCGGCGGGTGCACCTGTCCACCGGGGACCACTTCGACCTCTACGACACCTCCGGGCCCTACACCGACCCGGACGCGGTGATCGACCTGAAGTCCGGGCTGCCGCCACGACCCGGGGTGGTCCACGACCGCGGCACCCAGCTGCAGCGCGCCCGCGCCGGCGAGATCACCGCGGAGATGGCGTTCATCGCCGCCCGCGAGGACCTGCCCGCCGAACTGGTGCGCGACGAGGTCGCCCGCGGCCGCGCGGTGATCCCGGCCAACCACAACCATCCCGAGAGCGAGCCGATGGTCATCGGCAAGGCGTTCGCGGTCAAGGTCAACGCGAACATCGGCAACTCGGCGGTGACGTCGTCGATTGCCGAAGAGGTCGACAAGATGGTGTGGGCCACCCGCTGGGGTGCCGACACCATCATGGACCTGTCCACCGGCAAGAACATTCACGAAACCCGCGAATGGATCCTGCGCAATTCGCCGGTGCCCGTCGGCACCGTGCCGATCTACCAGGCGCTGGAGAAGGTCAAGGGCGACCCCACCGAACTCACCTGGGAGATCTACCGCGACACCGTGATCGAGCAGTGCGAGCAGGGCGTGGACTACATGACCGTGCACGCCGGGGTGCTGCTGCGGTATGTGCCGCTGACGGCCAAGCGGGTCACCGGCATCGTCAGCCGCGGCGGGTCGATCATGGCGGCCTGGTGCCTGGCACATCATCGGGAGTCGTTCCTGTACACGCATTTTGACGAACTGGCCGACATTTTTGCGCGCTACGACGTCACCTTCTCGCTCGGCGACGGGCTGCGCCCGGGGTCCATCGCCGACGCGAACGACGCCGCGCAGTTCGCCGAGCTGCGCACCCTGGGCGAGCTGACCAAGATCGCGAAAGCCCATGGCGCACAGGTGATGATCGAGGGCCCGGGGCACATCCCGATGCACAAGATCGTGGAGAACGTGCGGCTGGAAGAGGAGCTGTGCGAGGAGGCCCCCTTCTACACGCTGGGTCCGCTGGCCACCGACATCGCGCCGGCCTACGACCACATCACGTCGGCGATCGGCGCGGCGATCATCGCCCAGGCCGGCACTGCGATGCTGTGCTACGTCACCCCGAAGGAGCACCTGGGACTGCCGGACCGCAAGGACGTCAAGGACGGGGTGATCGCCTACAAGATCGCCGCGCACTCAGCCGACCTGGCCAAGGGACACCCCCGCGCACAGGAGCGGGACGACGCCTTGAGCACCGCGCGTTTCGAATTCCGGTGGAACGACCAGTTTGCGTTGTCGCTGGACCCCGACACCGCAAGGGAATTCCACGACGAGACGCTGCCCGCCGAGCCGGCCAAGACCGCGCACTTCTGCTCGATGTGCGGACCGAAGTTTTGCTCGATGCGCATCACCCAAGATGTCCGCGACTACGCGGCGGCACATGGGCTGGAGACCGAAGAGGACATCGAGGCTATGCTCGCCGCTGGCATGGCCGAAAAATCACGTGAGTTCGCCGAGCACGGCAACCGGGTGTATCTGCCTCTCACACAATGAATTTCCTGCCGCTGCCACCGCCGGGCGCCACGCCGTTGCGGGTGCTGACCATCGCCGGATCGGACTCTGGGGGTGGCGCGGGCCTCCAGGCCGATCTGCGCTCCATGGCACTGCTGGGCGTGCACGCATGCGTCGCGGTCACCGCAGTGACCATGCAGAACACGTTGGGAGTCACGGGTTTTCACGAAGTTCCCGACGACGTCGTCGCCGGCCAGATCGAGGCCGTGGTCACCGATATCGGCATCCAGGCCGCCAAGACCGGGATGCTGGCATCGTCGAGCATCATCGCGACGCTGGCCGCCACCTGGCGCCGCCTCGGCCTGACGGTTCCGCTGGTCGTCGACCCGGTGTGCGCATCCATGCACGGCGACACGCTGCTGGCATCGTCGGCTCTGGATACCCTTCGCGATCAACTGTTTCCGTTGGCCACGCTGGTGACACCCAATCTCGACGAGGTGCGCGTATTGCTGGATATGGATGTCGTCGACTCGACATCGCAGCGCGCCGCGGCGAAGGCTTTGCATGCGCTGGGACCACAGTGGGCGCTGGTCAAGGGCGGACACCTGCGAACGTCGGACCGCAGCCGCGATCTGCTCTACGATGGCGCCGACTTCTACGAGTTCGACGCACCCCGGCTGCCCGTCAGCGATGACCACGGCGGTGGTGACACGCTGGCGACAGCGATCGCTTGCGCGCTGGCGCACGGGTTCACCGTGCCCGACGCGGTCGGCTTCGGAAAGCGATGGGTCACCGAAAGCCTGCGCGCCGCCTATCCCCTGGGCGGTGGCCATGGGCCCGTCTCGCCATTGTTTCGGCTGGGCTCGTGAACCTCAACCTCGAGCGGATCGCCGGCATCGCACACCAACCCGAAGGAACCCCACAAGGTGTCGTCGTGTTAACCCACGGCGCCGGCGGCAACCGGGAATCCAAACTGCTGCAACAGGTTTGCGACGAATGGGCCCGGCGCGGCTGGCTGGCGGTGCGCTACAACCTGCCCTACCGTCGCCGCCGGCCCAGCGGTCCTCCGTCCGGGTCGGCGGCCAGCGACCGCGCGGGGATCGTCGAGGCGATAACGTTGTGCCGCGACCTCACCGACGGCCCGCTGATCGCCGGCGGACATTCCTACGGCGGTCGGCAGACGTCGATGGTGGTCGCCGCCGGCCAAGCGCCCGTCGACGTGCTGACGCTGTTCTCCTACCCGGTGCACCCACCCGGCAAGCCGGAACGCGTGCGGACCGAACACCTGCCGGATATCCACGTGTCCACGGTGTTCACCCACGGCACCTCGGATCCCTTCGGCACGCTCGCCGAGGTGCGCGCCGCCGCGGCGATGATCCCCGCACCGACCGAGGTCGTCGAAATCACCGGCGCCCGACACGACTTGGGCTCGAAGACCCTCGACGTGGCCGCCCTGGCCGTCGACGCGGCGCTAGGCCTGCTGGGTGACCAAAAAGCCTGAGCGCCATCAGCTTTCGCACACACGCCTGGACACATGCCGAATCTGCGGGCTCGCCATCCGGCCCAGATCGACCACCAGGAGCGACGGCCGCGCGGCCGTCAGCAACCGGACCCACGAGTCGATCGTCGACCGCTGGGCGTTATGCAGCAGCATAGCAGCCGGTCGGCGGGCGGCAGATTCACTCGCTCGGTGTGATAGACCGCGGGCAGTTCGGGGTTGGCGAACGACGTCGCCACGTAGGCGTCGATCAGCACGGTCAACGCGTCCCGCGGTTCGGTGAGCGCGCCCAGGATCGGCGAGAGTTGGCCGGATCCGGCCGCGCGGCGCAATCCGGTCGCTACAATCTCCCACTTGCCCGGAGAAGTACCGGTAGATCCCCGATACCGGAATACCGGCGGCCGAAGCGATCTGCGCCATGCTGGTCTCGGAATAACCGCGCTCCTTGAACAACACCATTGCGGCGTGCAGCAACGCTTCGTACGCGCCGGCGTCCGCGGCGAACACGCGCGACGCCACCGGACGAGGAAGGACCTCTTCCGGCCCCGGGAGCTCGGCGGCCAGGATCGCCGAAGCGGCCTCGGCCAGCAGCGCCCGAATCTGTTCGGCCGGCATCCGCCCGCCGCGGTCGACGATGCTACCGATCACGCTCAGCACCCCCGCCGACAACATCCATCGCTGCGAGGAGGTCAACAACGGCCGAATAGCCATGAGCGGCTGCTGAATTCGGCGATTCACCCCCTTGAGCTGTCCGGCACCGTCGACTGGTCCTCGGCGCGCAGGTAGCGGGCCTGCCAGCGGAACAAGCCGCCCGAGTCGCGGTTGTCCAGGGTCACGTCGATGAGCGCGTCCATCAGCCGGTCCAGCGCCGCGGCCGGGTCGAGTTCGTTTGGTGCCAGGTCGGTGCAGTCGACGAGTTGCTGGCTCAAGCCCAGCACGGCGCCGCGAAAGAGGTCGCACTTGCCGCTGTAGTGCCGGTACCCCTGCGCGCTGAATGCCTCGGCGGACGCGCGGGCGATATGGGCCTTGCGCGAAACGTCATCCCGGAAACCGGGTATAGCACGCCTCCATATCGCCGCTGACACCGCCACGGAACGCGGCTATCCGGGTGAACCCGGCCGGCACGCTGACACCGTCGGCGTCACTGGCCACCATGTGGTTGGTGAGCAGACCGGAGACGGCTTCGTCAAGGTCACCGGCGGTCAGTATGAGTTGCTGCCCGGAAGGCAGGTCGATGGGCTCGGCCATCCTGCGGTGCGCGACGCCGGTCAGGCACGCCGTCCGCAGCGCGGTCCACGGGCTCTGCATCGGCAGGCCCCGCTCATGCTGCACCGCCAGCGCGTATCTCGACATCACGACCGACAGCGCGGTGTCGTCGCCCTGCGGCAGGGTGTGTTCCTTTTCGGCGGCGACGGTGCCCATCTTCGCCAGCGCGGGCAGGTCGACCACGATGGTGTTGGTCGCGGGGCAGTACGACGCGGGTGGGCTGGGTTTCGCGTCGCGGCACCCACCCGGCTGGTAGGACAACGTCGGGGGATTCTTGGGCGAGAAGATCTTGCCCATCAGCTCCATCAGCGCCTTCAGGGTGTCTTCGTTGATCGCGACCTCACCGGTCTCCGGGTCCCCGTACGTGTCGACCCGCAAGGTCGTCGGCAGGTCACCGCGGCGCTGCTCGATTTCGGCCTTGTTGATCGCCGCGCATGCCGGGGTGCCGCTAAGGAAGCCCATCTGGAAGGCGCTGATCCGATCCAGAGCCGAGCCGTGCTCGTCGTCGTTTTCGCCATCGGCGTCCATGACCGGGTCGCGGGTGGTGATGACCCCGGCGAGGACGTGGTCGAGCCCGTCCGCGGTGCTGATCGTGAAGCGCGGCGACTTGCCGTCGGCCACCCAATACAGGTAGACCCCGGCGAAGCAATCCGCTTGCTGTTCGCGCACGATGGTGGGGTCTTTCTTGGTGACCAATTTCGCCATCGACTGCAGGGCGTGCCCGAACTCGTGTGCCAGCACGCCATTTACGGACATGTCCCCGAAGTATTGCCGCGCGACCGCCATGAACACCCCTCGGTCCCAGGCGATCAGGTTGCAGCGGGAGCTGAAAAAGGCATTGACGAGTTCGTAGGTCTCGTTGCGGCAAACAACCGGGCTGTTCGGGTCGTCGGAGTCGTAGGAGACCAGCTTGCCGACCGGTTGGAACGTGCCCTTCAGCGCTTGGCTGTAGACCGCCTTCCAGTACTCCTCGATGTCGTTGACCGACAACAGCGACAACTTGTCGATCGCTCCGTTGTCCGTGTTGACCACCGTGCCGGTGGGAGCGGGCGCGTTCGGGCGGGGGCCACTGGGACCGTTGGTCGCGGGCAAACCCCCCACCCGGAACGGGTCGTTGAGGATCGACAGGGCGCGACCGCCGACGACGGTCGTGCAGCCGGCCACCACAAGGAGCGCCGCGACGCAGGCGATCGCGGACCGTACCGACGCAACGACCCTGCGCGAGCGACCATTCATGTGACCAACCCCGTCCCAGCCGGCCTGCACCATAAGGAGTCCCATCTTAGATGGGTTGGTTTGCCGCCAGCACCCAAACGAAGCTGCCACGATGCCGAAACGGCGCAGTATCGTCGCCAGCCATGGGGTTGCGAACTGTTCGGCAAAACGTGTGCGAATGTGTGTGTTTGTGAGTGAATGTATGTTTGACTGGCTGGTGTGAAGTTGGCGGTGTGCGCGGTCGGTGGGTGTGCACCCGCAGACCGCGTATGGGTGGGTGCGTGAGGATTGGATGCCGGTGCCGTTTCGACGGCTGCCCTCCCTACAGAGGACTCCCCTCCGCGCTCATGGCGCACCAACAGTCACATGTGTCGCTGCACCGGGCGACTACCGATGTGCCCGGCTTTCAGCGACAATTGCCTGACCTGCGTGTTGTTCCCAAGTTGATAGTGGGCGTGCGGGTTTCGGTGTGGCGTTGACCTGCGGAAACCGAGTTGTCGCGCGTAGGTGGGCAGGGTGCCCATCGCCTCAGGCAGCGGCCAGTGTTGCGGATGTGAACCGTCCCCGGTTCATCGCCATGCAGGCGAATGACCTTGAGCTTATGCGTGATCGCCAAACTTGCTTCTCGCGGCCCGCTAGCGCACCTCCGCCCTGAATGCGCCGGCGGCGAGGTCGCCGAGGAATCGCACCTCAGGTTCCACACCGAGACGGGTACCGAGCAGGTAGACCACCTCAGTGATCACGAGCGTCGGGACGGTCAGCGGGCCGGGATGTGTTTCGAGCAGCTCCAGCGACGCAGCATGGTGGGCGTCGTCCGCGTCGACATAGGCATATAGCGGGCCGACATCGACGACAATCGCGGCTATGAGCCAACCTCGGCAAGAATCTCCTCGATGCGCTCGGAGATATCGGTGCGGCCGCTGCGGCCCGCACCGGCAGCCCCAAGGCGACGGCGGCCACCGGACGCGCCAAAGTAGGCCTCGAGCGCGTCACGGGTGATCTCCGCGATGGTCAGATTCCGCCGCTCGGCCTCATGCCGCAGACGCGCATCCAGCGCATCCGAGATCTTGACCGTCCTACGTTTCACGTATGCCAGCATGCCCTGATGTCTGCCGAACAATCGCCCCGACAGCACGACGGTTAGGAGACTGCCGCGCCCGGTGATACAGCTGCAATGTCTCTGACTGTTGACCAGGCCAACCGAGTGCTGGCCAAGCTCGGCCAGGCTGAGGTCCAAGGGAGTCAGCTTGAGTCTTGCCGGCGCCGCGGTGCAAACGCCAGACTTTCGCGGAGCGTGGGAAGAACGCGTAATTCTTGGGCCGATTCGCTGCCTCTTTGGACCGAATGATCGAGCGATCCACAACGACCGTCAAGCGGCCCCTTCAACAGCTTCGCTTGCTAGCATCTAGCGATGGCCCGGTTGATTGCGGTGCGGCTTCTTGACAGCGCGTACCAGGTCCTGAAGCGCTATACAGGCCTGGACAAACCCTCATCGGACTCGTGGAGTGCTGGCTTGCTCGACATAGACGACATGAGGCGGCGCTGCGCGGAGCACGATCAGTGGATGCAAGCACACCCTGAGGCTGTCGCGTTCAGCGAGGCTTGGGCGGATCGCAACCTCGGCATGCTGGCTAGGCATTGACTCCATCCCCACGCCGGGGCGACATCTGGCGAACGGACACCGGCGTTACCGTGCTGGTGATTTCGTCGACGGTCTACAACGAGATTCCCAGCGAGCCAACCGTTATCGTCGTGCCCGTATTCGATTCCGAGCCTGACGCCGGTTTTGGCGTGGACTTGGCTAACGGCTGGGCGGCTCCCGGTCTGATAACCAGCTTGCGCAAGGCCAATTTGAGCGAACGGCTTCGGCACGTCAACATCCAGGCCCTCACTGACGTGAACAACATGCTATTCAGGCTCCTTGCGACGCCAGAGCGCTAGTCCCGGGTCACAGTGCCGCACCCTACGGGCACCAGCCACACTACGGCATCCGCGTGCGATGGCGTTTGTCGTGGGGTGTGACGCCGTTGGCGCCCCCGATCGACTCCGCGTAGCGGCCCACCGCGAACGCCACTCCAGAACCCATGACCGCCAACGCTTCCCGGTTGATGTTGTCCACCGCGTCCCGCGGACCCTGGTAGTTGGGATCGAACGCGACGCCGGGCTGACCACCCCAGAGTCGGGCCTGCACAGTGGTTTTCGTCTGCGAAGCGCCGGTGGTCATCCCCCCGATCGGCACGCCGGCCACCAGGAAGGGATGGTAGTCGGCG
This is a stretch of genomic DNA from Mycobacterium lacus. It encodes these proteins:
- the thiC gene encoding phosphomethylpyrimidine synthase ThiC; the encoded protein is MTVTKEASVPSVTTGPIAGSSKVYRSIEGFPDARVPFRRVHLSTGDHFDLYDTSGPYTDPDAVIDLKSGLPPRPGVVHDRGTQLQRARAGEITAEMAFIAAREDLPAELVRDEVARGRAVIPANHNHPESEPMVIGKAFAVKVNANIGNSAVTSSIAEEVDKMVWATRWGADTIMDLSTGKNIHETREWILRNSPVPVGTVPIYQALEKVKGDPTELTWEIYRDTVIEQCEQGVDYMTVHAGVLLRYVPLTAKRVTGIVSRGGSIMAAWCLAHHRESFLYTHFDELADIFARYDVTFSLGDGLRPGSIADANDAAQFAELRTLGELTKIAKAHGAQVMIEGPGHIPMHKIVENVRLEEELCEEAPFYTLGPLATDIAPAYDHITSAIGAAIIAQAGTAMLCYVTPKEHLGLPDRKDVKDGVIAYKIAAHSADLAKGHPRAQERDDALSTARFEFRWNDQFALSLDPDTAREFHDETLPAEPAKTAHFCSMCGPKFCSMRITQDVRDYAAAHGLETEEDIEAMLAAGMAEKSREFAEHGNRVYLPLTQ
- the thiD gene encoding bifunctional hydroxymethylpyrimidine kinase/phosphomethylpyrimidine kinase, giving the protein MNFLPLPPPGATPLRVLTIAGSDSGGGAGLQADLRSMALLGVHACVAVTAVTMQNTLGVTGFHEVPDDVVAGQIEAVVTDIGIQAAKTGMLASSSIIATLAATWRRLGLTVPLVVDPVCASMHGDTLLASSALDTLRDQLFPLATLVTPNLDEVRVLLDMDVVDSTSQRAAAKALHALGPQWALVKGGHLRTSDRSRDLLYDGADFYEFDAPRLPVSDDHGGGDTLATAIACALAHGFTVPDAVGFGKRWVTESLRAAYPLGGGHGPVSPLFRLGS
- a CDS encoding alpha/beta hydrolase family protein, whose product is MNLNLERIAGIAHQPEGTPQGVVVLTHGAGGNRESKLLQQVCDEWARRGWLAVRYNLPYRRRRPSGPPSGSAASDRAGIVEAITLCRDLTDGPLIAGGHSYGGRQTSMVVAAGQAPVDVLTLFSYPVHPPGKPERVRTEHLPDIHVSTVFTHGTSDPFGTLAEVRAAAAMIPAPTEVVEITGARHDLGSKTLDVAALAVDAALGLLGDQKA
- a CDS encoding neutral zinc metallopeptidase — encoded protein: MNGRSRRVVASVRSAIACVAALLVVAGCTTVVGGRALSILNDPFRVGGLPATNGPSGPRPNAPAPTGTVVNTDNGAIDKLSLLSVNDIEEYWKAVYSQALKGTFQPVGKLVSYDSDDPNSPVVCRNETYELVNAFFSSRCNLIAWDRGVFMAVARQYFGDMSVNGVLAHEFGHALQSMAKLVTKKDPTIVREQQADCFAGVYLYWVADGKSPRFTISTADGLDHVLAGVITTRDPVMDADGENDDEHGSALDRISAFQMGFLSGTPACAAINKAEIEQRRGDLPTTLRVDTYGDPETGEVAINEDTLKALMELMGKIFSPKNPPTLSYQPGGCRDAKPSPPASYCPATNTIVVDLPALAKMGTVAAEKEHTLPQGDDTALSVVMSRYALAVQHERGLPMQSPWTALRTACLTGVAHRRMAEPIDLPSGQQLILTAGDLDEAVSGLLTNHMVASDADGVSVPAGFTRIAAFRGGVSGDMEACYTRFPG
- a CDS encoding ribbon-helix-helix domain-containing protein; translation: MDLSLAELGQHSVGLVNSQRHCSCITGRGSLLTVVLSGRLFGRHQGMLAYVKRRTVKISDALDARLRHEAERRNLTIAEITRDALEAYFGASGGRRRLGAAGAGRSGRTDISERIEEILAEVGS
- a CDS encoding type II toxin-antitoxin system PemK/MazF family toxin encodes the protein MTPSPRRGDIWRTDTGVTVLVISSTVYNEIPSEPTVIVVPVFDSEPDAGFGVDLANGWAAPGLITSLRKANLSERLRHVNIQALTDVNNMLFRLLATPER